The Acipenser ruthenus chromosome 26, fAciRut3.2 maternal haplotype, whole genome shotgun sequence genomic sequence ttattattattattattattattattattattattattattattattattattattattaataataataataataataataattattattactattattagtcatttagatacagactccccccccccccccaccccccactagCTCAGGGCAATTATGATCTGATATTTACATACCGGACTTTAAACTTGTATTCACTAGCACTGCTCTCTGtaatgaaaaaggaaaaataatgacCACAGTGGTCCTTTTGTTGAGTTCAGCAGGACTTTGTGAAttcaacagacagacagacagtctagAACCGTTCTTGCAAACAGGAATGCACATTTTCTTAGCATTGTCGGATCTAGAGCTGAGGAAACATGAAGATACTTTGTGACTTGGAACATGGTTTCAGGAGATGAGGTTTCAGTCCACTGCTTGGCACACCTGGGAGACTTAAgtttgatgcagcaaagttgTCTCAatctaggtctcccggtctcctggaaccaggtttcaagccagcgttcctgaaaaagtggctttgtgttctctCAGCTTAAGAGAGTACAGTGTGTGCTTTTACGTCTTAACCACTGGGTACTCAAAGAGCAGCTTGGTGTATGAAATATTACCTGAACTACAGTGACTGGGATGTTGTTTAGATACATTTTCTGTTtctcatcacatcctggtgacttttcaAAACTCAAAGTTCAAATCAAACCCTGAGGCCTCAAGCATGTCTTCTGTCTAAGCTCAGCTGTATATGTAAGAAACAGCAGATTTGTTCTGTGTGGTTTTTCTTATTGGtgtacatccactgggggcagagcATTGCaaagggacaggttaatggttacccCAGCACTCTAGTCTTAAataagtgtctcctaccctctgtcctcagtctatctccacttcatttccagcctggtttctgtgctgtgcttaaagtattggttagcaGGGTTATctacttttaagattttaaagacttcaatcacgTCCCCCCTAATTCTTATTTATTCTAAGATGAATAGATTCAGTTTCGCTGACGTATCTTCTAATATCAAAGCTTCCTTCGAGTCTCCAGTGAAGACCGTGTTACTTCGCTCaaccaggatgtgaacctgcgctgtatgactcacccagaGCACCACGTGGCTGTGCTGGATACACAATGTTTGTGGGCGGTAACGGAGGCAGTTCTGGGTGGTTCTCACTGCTCCAGAAACCACAGAAACACACAATGAATAACAACAAAGACAAATATCAATAgcattaaacactcaacagtgaaATCTATCATCTCCACccagctgattattattattattattattaataataataataataataataataataataataataataataataataataataataataataattattattattattattattattattattattattagtcatttagatACAgactcttcccccccccccccctctagcTCAGGGCAATTATGATCTGATATTTACATACCGGACTTTAAACTTGTATCCACTAGCACTGCTCTCTGtaatgaaaaaggaaaaataatgatCACAGTGGTCCTTTTGTTGAGTTCAGCAGGACTTTGTGAATTCAACAGACAGACAGTCTAGAACTGTTCTTGCAAACAGGAATGCACATTTTCTTAGCATTGTCGGATCTAGAGCTGAGGAAACATGAAGATACTTTGTGACTTGGAACATGGTTTCAGGAGATGAGGTTTCAGACCACTGCTTGGCACACCTGGGAGACTTAAgtttgatgcagcaaagttgTCTCAatctaggtctcccggtctcctggaaccaggtttcaagccagcgttcctgaaaaagtggctttgtgttctctCAGCTTAAGAGAGTACAGTGTGTTCTTTTACGTCTTAACCACTGGGTACTCAAAGAGCAGCTTGGTGTATGAAATATTACCTGAACTACAGTGACTGGGATGTTGTTTAGATACATTTTCTGTTtctcatcacatcctggtgacttttcaAAACTCAAAGTTCAAATCAAACCCTGAGGCCTCAAGCATGTCTTCTGTCTAAGCTCAGCTGTATATGTAAGAAACAGCAGATTTGTTCTGTGTGGTTTTTCTTATTGGtgtacatccactgggggcagagcATTGCtgagggacaggttaatggttacccCAGCACTCTAGTCTTAAataagtgtctcctaccctctgtcctcagtctatctccacttcatttccagcctggtttctgtgctgtgcttaaagtattggttagcaGGGTTATctacttttaagattttaaagacttcaatcacgTCCCCCCTAATTCTTATTTCCtctaggctgaatagattcagttcctcTGACGTATCTCagtagctcagtcctttaagccctggggttagtctctccagggccacaatgtgcTTTTagtaatgtggtgaccagaatcGAAAACAGTTTCTTAGATTATTAGAAAATAAGACTATCCAGAATAGAGTATAACAGGGTGAATGCAAGAACACTGGAGAAGAGGAGAGGGGCTGTGTGTGCTGAGGTGTGGGACTCATAAGGGCTGAGCTTGGAGAACATACTAACTCTGGTTAGGATACACAatgtttacacaattattattttaccaccgatatttctcccagtttggaatgcccaattgcttttcccctcactgcagcaattccctacATGGCTCAGGAGAGTCAAAGGTTCAGTGgccatcctccaatcccacgatcgagccagcttcctttttcatctaggaacttgagagcggatgtcagcgagctaccggcctctagaggacaaaggccagcgctacaggtgtccgctctgagctcactgagcgcctggccagcagggttcgttGTAACGCGATGAAGAGACAGTCCCTGacagttttacctccctaacccacggaagcaccagagccaatgcgacgctcccttcagaGTCTCCAGTGAAGACCGGGTTACTTCGCTCaaccaggatgtgaacctgcgctgtatgactcacccagaGCACCACGCGGCTGTGCTGGATACACAATGTTTCTGGGAGGTAATGGAGGCAGTTCTGGGTGGTTCTCACTGCTCCAGAAACCACAGAAACACACAATGAATAACAACAAAGACAAATATCAATAgcattaaacactcaacagtgaaATCTATCATCTCCACccagctgattattattattattattattattattattattattattattattattattagtagtagtagtagtaatcagTCATTtaccagacacttttatccaaagcgacttacagagacttgggtgtgaactatgcatcacagcttCTGCTacaagttaagtgacttgctcaggatcatacacagtgagtcagtggctaagctgggattgaactgggaacaagcccctttctttaaccactggaccaccaagcctcccagTATCTTACAGTGGTAACATTTCTCATGCTAGTATATTTGTGTATCATTTGAATATTTTACTGGaaatttgaatttaaaacaatgAGAAGGTTTTTGTGCTCATTTTGATTTAAAAAGGTGACCTGCCATTTGcaatttaaaagttgtttttgcgTGAACATAATTCACGTTTATAGAGtgcaattgttttaatttaagtttctTCCCAATTTTGGCATGTACATTATGCATGCACACAGTGAGAGGCATTCGTTCTAGAGAGTACAGCTGGTCTGTGACAGTCTTTGGAATGATCAGAGGGTGATATCACAAGCTTCTGAAAAGTGTTCTGataacaaacagacacagactcCCCCCCACTAGCTCAGGGCAATTATCAACTGATATTTACATACCGGACTTTAAACTTGTATTCACTAGCACTGCTCTCTGGAGAGTAGACAGACTGGcctgtaatgaaaaagaaaaaataacgaTCTCACTGGTCCTTTTGTTGAGTTCAGCAACTCAGTCTAGAACTGTTCTTGCAAACAGGAATGCACATTTTCTTAGCATTATAAGATCTAAAGCTGAGGGATAAACAAAGCCACTTTATGACTTGGAACATGGTttcaggagacgaggtttcaGAACGCCTGTCCCCATTCCAAGCGGCAAAGAAGCTGTACCTTTTTTGAAGATGCACCAGCAGAGAAGGGTGAGAAAGAGCCCGAGGATCAGAGAGACGAAGCCAATCCCCAGAGCCAGCCAGAGCCAGAAGTACTGCCGGAGCAGAGCCATGTGTCTGCGGAGAGAGTGGAgagcagcacagtgcagtatCGCTCTCAGTCAATGCGATAGCTACAGGACATGTTGTATCGTACTTTCTTGAATTCCACACTTCCGAAGCACATGCTCACATGACAAAATAAGACATTATAAAATATAGGAATTTGTGTTTAGGCTATTCGTAATTTCACTTTGGGTTTCAGTTGACTTTAGCTGAGAAATTACCATATATAGCTGTCAGTAATTGTGACAGCTTGGCTCCCCTTAGCAGACAAGTAACAAGTTTGTCTGCTAACTGAAGAAGGACCAGTTCAGACCCCGTAGCCTTTTCTTGTGGGGTTctggaaatgttttttaaaaagggaaattCTGGGATTCATCATAGGCTGATGTGATTGGTCAGCCTACAAAACCCTATTTAGGACCTCCAGCAGTCTCAATGCTCCCCTCTACATCTTCCAAAGCAGTATTAgtcattattaatttcttaacagacacccttatccaggacgacttacaattattacaagatatcacattattttttacatacaattaccgatttatacagttaggttttttattggagcaatctaggcaaagtaccttgctcaagggtacaatagcagtgtcccccacctgggattgaacccacaaccctccagtcaagagtccagagccctaaccacactgCTGAACATTATAGTTCAACAGTAGTTCGAGGCAGGATTACAGATGACGCAAATTGCAGTCAGACCCATGGGAAGATGCTACCATCTCTTCATAGCTTCCTCATTTTTAGCTTCCTGTCCTCAAAGACACCAACCTTGCTTGTATTTATAGAAATCAGTCGTCTACTCACACAGTTTAAATAAAATTTGCTTTCACAATAAGGCAGGTTGTTCCTGAATCAGTCCTGCAAATCTCACAAAGCAGCCCAATCTGGCCATGTGAATGAAGCCCCACACATTACACATGAGCTCCATCTCCAGAAACACTGAAGTGCATCGGTAATCACTAGGATCCACTGGTAACCATCAATCTTATTTCTTGGCACACTTTCCTGTAGCCTAGAACCAGAGCAAATGCTTTTTTCAagcataaaataaaactaatataatatgaaaaatgtataaaGTAAGCCCCATATATACAATATTGCATAGGCTCGCAttcactttttaaacacacttcACAATACAGATACCTTACCAACCAGCAGCTGACTTCACTTGCACTCCTGCTGCAGTATTTAATACTACAGCTAATGATACGATCAGCAAAGCTGGGAAATGCTGTGTTAAAGTTGAGTTCCAACCCCACAGTCATTGAATTGTGTGTTAAATGCATGTAGAAACAGTCTTGAAACAGCTACTACAGTTTTAATACGTGTAGTTCTCTGTATTTGAATATGTCAAAAGATAAGTTAgatatcagggcagcagtgtggagtagtggttaggactcttgagctatgtatatatatatatatatatacacatataagcAAAATAAAGCATGCGATATTTCATACATATTTATACATTTCTTAGAATGAGCTCACTTCCTGTTTGTAACAGCTAGCAGTCTGATTCAGAGTAAGAGCTGAAGAAGGCACTGGCCAAACagctatacaatacaatacaactcccatttctatagcgcctttcatcacaaggctCCCAAACCGCTTCACgcattttttattacaattaaacCATGACATTAAAAACAGGCTCatacaaaatgtaatacaaatcgagacaacttttttttttttttttaattgtaatatgaGAAAACTTTTATGAGATAAAAAgaagtttgttaaaataaaacaattacaaaagttTTCTACTTGACTTTCTTATAAATCTTTACTTTGTTGCTGCCTCCTTCAGAACCAAACCACAAAAACTGCTAACATTGCGCTAATCCCAAATACAGCAGTTTCAGgtcatttttattcattttgtagGAAAGAGAAACTAAAACAGGATGATTACATTCAGAGGGTGCGGACGTAAGTTACAAACTGAGAACATTCAACGTGCATTTTGGGGTTGTGttaaaatgaatgcaatattattaattatttattagcagacacccttat encodes the following:
- the LOC131701674 gene encoding uncharacterized protein LOC131701674 isoform X1, with the translated sequence MALLRQYFWLWLALGIGFVSLILGLFLTLLCWCIFKKGQSVYSPESSASEYKFKVRENHPELPPLPPRNIVYPAQPRGALESSASGYKFKVRENHPELPPLPPTNIVYPAQPRGALESSASEYKFKVRENHPELPPLPPTNIVYPAQPRGALDKQQQTFRHQPESNPGKQQQRFSQQQSFSQQQKSSRDSELYENKETEPAYMDVFDDADYDDVVPLGFVSEDYDDIENQPPDRGFTK
- the LOC131701674 gene encoding uncharacterized protein LOC131701674 isoform X2, with product MALLRQYFWLWLALGIGFVSLILGLFLTLLCWCIFKKGQSVYSPESSASEYKFKVRENHPELPPLPPRNIVYPAQPRGALESSASGYKFKVRENHPELPPLPPTNIVYPAQPRGALDKQQQTFRHQPESNPGKQQQRFSQQQSFSQQQKSSRDSELYENKETEPAYMDVFDDADYDDVVPLGFVSEDYDDIENQPPDRGFTK